A part of Citrifermentans bremense genomic DNA contains:
- a CDS encoding complex I subunit 4 family protein has translation MTPDFPILSVLIFLPLAASLLLVALRPSQALARGFALAAALAELVLAALPFFSSRLPAAYPGAPAGFFLFEDLPWIERFGIRYTLGMDGISQIMVLLTSFITVVAVLISWRQIKERTPLYYALLLALECTIQGVFLSLDLFLFYLFFEAMLIPIVFLSGIWGNGRPVYSAIKFFLYTFVGSLLMLVSIVTLYLMHGTQTGSYTFALPALVQTSVPYGLALWLFAGFLVAFAVKIPLFPLHSWQPDAYADAPIAGTLLLASLLSKTGAYGLIRFAFPLFPEAARAFTPVLYLAAVFVISFGAWIAFAQKDMKRLVAYSSLSHMGFIALGIAAWSPLALSGALLQMVNHAVTTGALFVVVGMLDERSDNRELAAYGGIWGKVPALSFFFLFFCMASAGLPGLNNFVGEFLVLVGAFKVAPVAALGAFLGIVLTLVYTVRLVQEVLFVKEQKPLELKDLTMREAGVLAVLALVAVYLGVHPTPVLDLFKAPIALLVSR, from the coding sequence ATGACACCTGATTTCCCGATACTTTCCGTGCTGATTTTCCTGCCGCTTGCAGCTTCGCTGCTCCTTGTGGCGTTGCGCCCTTCGCAGGCGCTGGCGCGTGGCTTCGCCCTGGCAGCTGCCCTGGCGGAACTCGTCCTCGCCGCTTTACCGTTTTTCAGCTCCAGGCTCCCCGCGGCCTACCCTGGCGCCCCCGCCGGGTTCTTCCTGTTCGAGGATCTACCCTGGATCGAGCGTTTCGGCATCCGTTACACGCTCGGCATGGATGGCATCAGCCAGATCATGGTGCTTCTGACCTCGTTCATCACTGTCGTCGCAGTCCTCATCTCCTGGAGACAGATCAAGGAGCGTACGCCTCTTTACTACGCCTTGCTGCTCGCCTTGGAGTGCACGATCCAAGGCGTGTTCCTAAGCCTAGACCTGTTTCTTTTCTACCTTTTCTTCGAGGCGATGCTGATCCCGATCGTATTCCTGTCCGGTATCTGGGGGAACGGGCGTCCGGTCTATTCCGCCATCAAGTTCTTCCTCTATACCTTCGTGGGCTCGCTGCTCATGCTGGTTTCCATCGTCACGCTCTACCTGATGCACGGAACACAGACCGGCAGCTATACCTTCGCCCTCCCAGCGCTGGTGCAGACCAGCGTTCCCTACGGTCTTGCCCTCTGGCTTTTCGCCGGGTTCCTGGTGGCGTTCGCCGTGAAGATCCCGCTTTTCCCGCTGCACAGCTGGCAGCCGGACGCCTACGCCGACGCCCCCATCGCCGGGACGCTGCTCCTGGCGAGCCTCCTTTCCAAGACCGGCGCCTATGGCCTCATCCGTTTCGCCTTCCCGCTCTTCCCCGAAGCCGCCCGCGCCTTCACCCCCGTGCTCTACCTGGCCGCCGTTTTCGTGATCAGCTTCGGCGCCTGGATAGCCTTCGCGCAAAAGGACATGAAGCGGCTGGTGGCGTACTCGAGCCTCAGCCACATGGGATTCATCGCCCTGGGGATAGCGGCCTGGAGTCCCCTCGCCCTGTCCGGGGCGCTGCTGCAGATGGTCAACCATGCCGTAACCACCGGGGCCCTGTTCGTAGTGGTGGGGATGCTGGACGAGCGGAGCGACAACAGGGAACTCGCCGCCTACGGCGGCATATGGGGCAAGGTCCCGGCGTTGTCGTTCTTTTTCCTGTTCTTCTGCATGGCCTCCGCCGGGTTGCCGGGGTTGAACAACTTCGTAGGGGAGTTCCTGGTGCTGGTGGGAGCCTTCAAGGTTGCGCCCGTAGCCGCCCTGGGGGCGTTCCTGGGTATCGTGCTGACGCTGGTCTACACCGTCAGGCTGGTGCAGGAGGTGCTGTTCGTCAAAGAGCAAAAGCCGCTTGAGTTGAAAGACCTGACCATGAGAGAAGCCGGCGTCCTCGCCGTTCTCGCTCTGGTCGCCGTGTACCTGGGCGTTCACCCAA